Proteins encoded within one genomic window of Hahella chejuensis KCTC 2396:
- a CDS encoding RidA family protein, with the protein MSISKVNPSALYDGSPFGLSQAAVDTESGLVFVSGQVDWDANYELKSDTIEAQTANALENLSIVLKEAGSSVDNLLQVRIFVRGELADHMEKLAPILANYLGSARPALTGVGVASLASPGTLVEIEAVAKVRQ; encoded by the coding sequence ATGAGCATTAGTAAAGTAAACCCCAGCGCGCTCTATGACGGCTCGCCTTTTGGATTGTCTCAGGCGGCGGTCGATACGGAATCGGGTTTGGTGTTTGTGTCCGGGCAGGTGGACTGGGACGCTAACTACGAACTGAAGAGCGACACCATTGAAGCGCAGACAGCCAATGCGCTGGAGAATTTGAGCATCGTGTTGAAAGAAGCGGGGTCCTCCGTCGATAACCTGTTGCAAGTGCGCATATTTGTGAGAGGGGAGCTGGCGGACCACATGGAGAAACTGGCGCCGATACTCGCCAACTACCTGGGCTCCGCGCGGCCCGCGCTGACGGGGGTGGGAGTCGCCTCCCTGGCGTCGCCGGGCACATTGGTGGAAATCGAGGCAGTGGCGAAAGTCCGCCAATAA
- a CDS encoding Bug family tripartite tricarboxylate transporter substrate binding protein — protein MSVLKRLPWLAFFFAFSLFAGAKELAFLIPGGEGGGWDTTARETGATMKTIGLVDGVSFTNLSGGGGGRALDDLVRNAPKYSETLMVQSTPLILRSLTGVIDKDFRDITPIATVIAEYQVVAVKADSPIQSVSQLAELIRSQAAKNPIIGGSSKESLDHITAALLFKSAGIGIDQMRYVPSDGGGDALEKLYKEVGVALVTGLGEVVNDYKSGKLRLLGVTSDERLEGFDIPTMKEQGYDLVFANWRGFFAAPGMSSADIAQYADMLEKLSQTDQWKQVRSKYGWSNFYHRGDAMQRFLENQEKDIREVLLSLGVKVR, from the coding sequence ATGAGCGTATTGAAACGGTTGCCCTGGCTTGCGTTCTTTTTCGCATTTTCCCTCTTCGCCGGCGCGAAGGAGCTGGCCTTTCTCATTCCCGGCGGCGAAGGCGGCGGTTGGGACACCACCGCCCGTGAAACCGGCGCCACGATGAAAACTATCGGACTGGTGGATGGCGTCAGTTTCACCAACCTGTCTGGAGGCGGCGGCGGACGCGCCCTGGATGACCTGGTGCGCAACGCGCCCAAGTACTCTGAGACCTTGATGGTGCAATCCACGCCATTGATTCTGCGCAGCCTGACCGGGGTGATAGACAAAGACTTCCGCGACATCACCCCCATCGCCACGGTGATTGCGGAGTATCAGGTAGTGGCGGTGAAAGCGGACTCGCCGATTCAGTCCGTCTCGCAACTGGCGGAGCTGATTCGTAGCCAGGCCGCGAAAAACCCGATTATCGGCGGTTCATCCAAAGAAAGCCTGGACCACATTACCGCCGCGCTCCTGTTCAAGTCCGCCGGCATCGGCATTGATCAAATGCGTTACGTCCCCAGCGATGGCGGCGGCGACGCCCTGGAGAAGCTGTACAAAGAAGTCGGCGTCGCCCTGGTGACCGGGCTGGGGGAAGTGGTCAACGATTATAAATCCGGTAAACTGCGCCTGCTCGGCGTCACCAGCGATGAACGCCTGGAAGGCTTTGACATCCCTACTATGAAAGAGCAAGGCTACGATCTGGTTTTCGCCAACTGGCGCGGTTTCTTCGCCGCCCCCGGCATGTCGTCCGCGGACATCGCCCAATACGCCGATATGCTGGAAAAGCTGTCGCAGACCGATCAATGGAAGCAGGTAAGAAGCAAATACGGATGGTCCAATTTTTACCATCGCGGCGACGCCATGCAGCGTTTCCTGGAGAATCAGGAGAAAGATATCCGCGAAGTGTTGCTGTCCTTGGGCGTTAAGGTGCGCTGA